In Deinococcus sp. Marseille-Q6407, a single window of DNA contains:
- a CDS encoding transposase yields the protein MNQPVSGERVRIFAQQVLDIPETLYQRRSLEASLHLFHSPGQKTKFSQAEGVSPSALSRFFNIYDWDSDRCWEEMQDFQWRILLDTARHKRRPRLRLSVDLTTVEKVGTQLPYVSVYNGRHGIHLVVLFAEYGELKFPISYRVYQGKHTSTPVTLALDLLEEVPDFVGKRFQVCVLADSGFESAVFLEGVQRLGFEFVVGVRSNRRTDHPGRVTVADCPHGGYVNLANWPLETLSLGRIDRGDREFFAVSSELLEGKDILAEGKRRWALESFFKEGKHQFGLAQFALRTARGLDRWILMVFLAFTLTMLYRSEDMTLKEAARLALYALFPEVRLNHLLSQIQKEQEFLHQHGYSLSYARCKL from the coding sequence GTGAATCAACCGGTTTCAGGGGAGCGCGTCCGTATTTTCGCACAGCAGGTTCTGGATATTCCAGAGACGCTGTACCAACGGCGAAGCCTGGAGGCTTCGCTGCACCTTTTCCACAGTCCAGGTCAGAAGACCAAGTTCAGCCAGGCTGAGGGAGTCAGCCCCAGTGCACTCAGCCGTTTCTTCAACATCTACGACTGGGATTCAGACCGCTGCTGGGAAGAGATGCAGGACTTCCAGTGGCGCATCCTGCTGGATACAGCTCGTCACAAACGCAGACCTCGTCTGCGGCTCAGCGTGGATCTGACCACGGTGGAAAAGGTGGGGACTCAGCTGCCCTATGTCAGTGTCTACAACGGCAGGCACGGCATCCATCTGGTGGTCCTGTTCGCCGAGTATGGGGAACTGAAGTTCCCCATTTCTTACCGGGTCTACCAGGGCAAGCACACCAGCACCCCGGTCACACTGGCCCTCGACTTGCTGGAAGAGGTGCCAGACTTCGTGGGGAAACGCTTTCAGGTCTGCGTACTGGCGGACAGCGGATTCGAATCTGCTGTCTTTCTGGAAGGTGTGCAGCGTCTAGGTTTCGAGTTCGTGGTGGGTGTGCGGAGCAACCGACGCACGGATCATCCTGGGCGGGTGACAGTGGCGGATTGTCCGCACGGAGGGTATGTCAACCTCGCCAACTGGCCTCTGGAAACGCTGTCTCTGGGGAGAATAGACCGTGGGGACCGTGAATTCTTCGCGGTGTCATCCGAGCTGCTGGAGGGGAAGGACATCCTTGCTGAAGGAAAACGGCGCTGGGCGCTGGAATCCTTTTTTAAGGAGGGAAAGCATCAGTTTGGGTTGGCGCAGTTCGCGCTGCGAACTGCCAGGGGTCTGGACCGCTGGATTTTGATGGTCTTCCTGGCCTTCACCCTGACCATGCTGTACCGCTCTGAGGACATGACCCTGAAGGAAGCTGCACGCTTGGCTCTCTACGCCTTGTTCCCCGAAGTCAGGCTGAACCACCTGCTGAGCCAAATTCAAAAAGAGCAAGAATTCCTCCACCAGCACGGCTATTCGCTCAGCTATGCAAGGTGCAAGTTATGA
- a CDS encoding aminotransferase class V-fold PLP-dependent enzyme produces MQVLSSSVLPAFLDSQQVAVRYGHFYAYRLLEALGLDLSEGVVRVSMAHYNSMDEVERLIAGLEKFGL; encoded by the coding sequence GTGCAAGTTCTGAGTTCTTCTGTTCTTCCTGCCTTCCTTGACAGTCAGCAGGTGGCGGTACGCTACGGGCATTTCTATGCCTACCGCTTACTGGAGGCTTTAGGGCTGGACCTCTCTGAAGGCGTCGTCCGAGTTTCAATGGCTCACTACAATTCAATGGACGAAGTAGAGCGCTTGATTGCTGGACTTGAAAAGTTCGGGCTCTAG